One Methylorubrum extorquens genomic window, GGCGGTGCAAGCGGTCACCGGCCTGCCGACGGTGGCGGGCAATCGGTTCGAGATGTTCCGCAACGGCGACGAGGCCTATCCGGCGATGCTGGCGGCGATCGGTGAGGCGCGCCGCAGCGTCGCCCTGTCGAGCTACATCTTTCGCGACGACGCCACCGGCCGCGCGTTCTGCGACGCGCTGAAGGCGGCGCAGGATCGCGGCGCCGAGGTGCGCGTGATCCTCGACGGCATCGGCAGCGGCTATTTCTTCCCGGCCGCGTGGCGGCATCTGCGCCGGCTCGGGGTGCCGGCCGGCCTGTTCATGCACTCCGTCCTGCCCTGGCGGATGCCGTTCCTGAACCTGCGCACGCACAAGAAGCTGCTGATCCTCGACGGGAGGGTCGCCTTCACCGGCGGCGTCAACATCTCCGACGGCAACCGGGTCTCGGAGAAGCCGGACTTTCCGATCCGCGACACGCATTTCCGGATCGAGGGCCCGGTGGTCGAGCACCTGACCCAGGCCTTCATCGCCGATTGGCTGTTCGTCAGCGACGAGGAGTTGGAAGGCGAAGCGTGGCTGCCGCCACTGGCGCCGGCCGGCGCGGTCACCGCCCGCGTCGTCACCTCCGGCCCGGACGCCGATATCGAGAAGATCGCGACCGTGGTGCTCCAGGCGATCGCCTGCGCGAAGGAGTCGATCCGGCTGACGACGCCCTATTTCCTGCCCAACGAACTCGTGCTG contains:
- a CDS encoding phospholipase D-like domain-containing protein — translated: MEEVFIRWLGSTASLRSEIVTAIGLVLTFGVSVHVLLRKRVVGAAIGWIGLAWLAPVFGTLLYLTFGINRVERRARRLKRRPSQTIDETPQPSAHVPERYHALDLAVQAVTGLPTVAGNRFEMFRNGDEAYPAMLAAIGEARRSVALSSYIFRDDATGRAFCDALKAAQDRGAEVRVILDGIGSGYFFPAAWRHLRRLGVPAGLFMHSVLPWRMPFLNLRTHKKLLILDGRVAFTGGVNISDGNRVSEKPDFPIRDTHFRIEGPVVEHLTQAFIADWLFVSDEELEGEAWLPPLAPAGAVTARVVTSGPDADIEKIATVVLQAIACAKESIRLTTPYFLPNELVLNALSLAAARGIAVDVVIPRESDHRFVDWATRGHIDPLLKSGVRVWIDEPPFDHSKAMTVDGQWCFIGSANWDSRSFRLNFELNVEVYDVALARALEAFIATKFQTPLRQADLDARSLPVRLRDAAVRLLLPYL